The Raphanus sativus cultivar WK10039 chromosome 6, ASM80110v3, whole genome shotgun sequence sequence AGGTGTAGTTTGATCGGAGGTTGGTGAGAGGGAGGGAGATGGTGCCGGAGCCCGATTTCCACGTCGGCGAGACGTTGAGGAACTTGTAGCCGATGAAGTGGTCGTGAGGAGAGTCTGGGGGTGAGTAGATGCCTAGCCAGTCTAGATCGGAGGGAGACTCGACGTTGGACCATTGGATGACGACGGAATCGCCGGATCGGTTTAGAGTTTTGGGGGAGATTGATAAGGTGGCCTTGGCGTTAGCTGAGGAAGCGAAGACAGAGACGAAGAGGATGAAGGTAGAGAAGTCGACGATCATGGCGACGCGACCGGAGGAatgtaataaaagaaaaaaaattgtcgCTGGAGACGAAGAAGATACTGTTTAATACGACAACACGTTTGTCGTTCGATGTGTTAGTTGGATTGGATTTATCATTATGACGTATCACCTTCCCTCTATATGGGCCTATTCAACCCCTTCAACCCCAAACATATGGGCCTTATTCGGCCTATACAAAAtggtattgatttttttttttttgtaacacatacAAAATGGTATTGGTTATAGAGGAAGTTCAACTGATTTAGTTCATGCTGGTCTCCACTCCACTAAGCTTCCTTTGTTTTCCTGGCGAAGTCTTCTTTCTCCTACACCATTCCGCTACCCAATCACTTAAACAAATAAACTATTTCAACAAATAAACTatgacaagtttttttttttttttgcttaactaTGACAAGTTGATTAAAGTTTTATGAAGAGTTAAATATTTAAGTCATACTGGATCCAAAGGTATATAGATGattaatcaaatttttaatgtattgaACTTACTTCTTTTTTGAAAGCAAAACTTTTTAATACAGTTGAATCCTGGAGAATCATAAGTCCGaaaatggattttttttctaGGGCATTTAAACGGATCATAAAACATGGACTTATATATGCATAAATGAATATAATAGTATGATTTAATTTTGCATAACAGaaatatcaaattttgtttGCGTTTCACACCTATCCACTACCATTTGACCACAAAGCTGGTTCAAGTATTGaatttatttagatttaaatgTTATAAGTAATTGTTGTGTGATGATTATTGATTTACTGCGATAAATAAATgtaattgtttatttttgaacttagttttactaaccgaaaaactaaataaatattgttaagtTAAAtgggaaaataaataataaatcattattcatgattttgcttttattttaaatcaacaaaatggaatttttatttatattttatatataattattttgaaagatGTATTTCTGCGCAGAAAAACCAACTAgtgcctttttttttgtcaaaccaaCTGGTGGCTTTCAAAGATCATGAGTGTCTTTATACGTTTTAGTGTTTAACAAACAGACTGAAATGATTAGTGAATGAACAAATTAAATACACTAATAAAATTGAAGTAACAGAGAGAGTTTGGTGATCAGTCTAAGATTTGGCCATTAATTTCATAAAACAAACGCTTACAAGAGTTATCCATAATCCTCTCAGTCCCACGCAAAATCTGATTACATCTTTCATGCCTAGATTCAGGCACAAACTCAATCAGATCCACTAAAGGATCTGTTATCACAAGAGAGCTATCACTAAACCTGTCTCTCCCAGGAACAACATGTCTCTCCCAGAAATCAACAAGCGTCGGTTTCATCTCTCCCCAAAACAAAGAATCTCTCTCAATCCTAAACAGACTGCTCCCATTAACCGTCCAACAATACAAATCCAACCAATCTCTCCCCATAATCTCCATCAAACCCTGAGCCTGTGGAACATAATGCCACGGCACTTTCTTCCACGGATAACCCTCACCGTACGGACATTTCACTTCAAGCATACCTTTCGACCCCTCGTTGACCAAACCGTACATGTCTCCATCGGGTGAAGCTCCTAACCagttttcatcttcttct is a genomic window containing:
- the LOC108809837 gene encoding uncharacterized protein LOC108809837; translated protein: MFRRSSRKLPRWGKRFSSKSEEEATTMSSSYSFTEASCMQHWRKNWEPQRRNRLTSSTFAQAIGFWPNRRVQLWLEKIGAIEPFSGNAATCWTKIKELEALNRYHVLTGHDFVFPEFVTLTEEDENWLGASPDGDMYGLVNEGSKGMLEVKCPYGEGYPWKKVPWHYVPQAQGLMEIMGRDWLDLYCWTVNGSSLFRIERDSLFWGEMKPTLVDFWERHVVPGRDRFSDSSLVITDPLVDLIEFVPESRHERCNQILRGTERIMDNSCKRLFYEINGQILD